A genomic segment from Marinobacter subterrani encodes:
- a CDS encoding class I SAM-dependent DNA methyltransferase, with protein sequence MNNTEQQFLKALDDKLWKAADKLRANLDAANYKHVVLGLIFLKYVSDAFEERQEELLERFKDENDDIYYLPPEDYDGDEDYQQTLLEELEVLDYYREANVFWVPKPARWSTLKEKAVLSVGTVLWQDDAGNDVKLRSVSWLIDNALEEIEKSNAKLKGILNRISQYQLDNDKLLGLINTFSDTSFTRPVFEGEKLSLHSKDILGHVYEYFLGQFALAEGKQGGQYYTPKSIVTLIVEMLQPYSGRVYDPAMGSGGFFVSSDKFIEEHASEQHYDASEQKKHISVYGQESNPTTWRLAAMNMAIRGIDFNFGKKNADTFLDDQHPDLRADFVMANPPFNIKDWWSESLAEDVRWKYGTPPKGNANFGWMQHMLHHLAPTGSMALLLANGSMSSNTNNEGEIRKRLVEEDLVECMVALPGQLFTNTQIPACIWFLTRDKANGMVRNEKKRDRREEFLFIDARNLGFMRDRVLRDFTNEDIAKIADTFHAWQRGEGYEDVAGFCKSVRLDEIKKHDFVLTPGRFVGAQEQEDNGEPFAEKMARLTGQLREQFAESDRLEAEIKRNLRRIGYEL encoded by the coding sequence ATGAACAACACGGAACAGCAATTCCTCAAAGCCCTGGACGACAAACTCTGGAAAGCCGCCGACAAGCTCCGGGCCAACCTGGATGCCGCCAACTACAAGCACGTGGTGCTGGGCCTGATCTTCCTGAAGTACGTCTCCGATGCCTTCGAGGAGCGCCAGGAAGAGTTGCTGGAACGGTTCAAGGATGAGAACGACGACATTTACTACCTGCCGCCGGAAGACTACGACGGCGACGAGGACTACCAGCAAACCCTGCTGGAAGAGCTGGAAGTATTAGATTACTACCGGGAAGCCAACGTGTTCTGGGTGCCCAAGCCCGCCCGCTGGAGCACCCTGAAAGAAAAGGCCGTGCTGTCCGTGGGCACCGTGCTCTGGCAGGACGATGCCGGTAACGACGTAAAGCTGCGCTCCGTGTCCTGGCTGATCGACAACGCCCTGGAAGAAATCGAGAAGAGCAACGCCAAGCTCAAGGGCATCCTCAACCGCATCAGCCAGTACCAGTTGGACAACGACAAGCTGCTGGGCCTGATCAACACCTTCTCGGACACCTCTTTCACCCGGCCGGTGTTCGAGGGCGAGAAACTGAGCCTGCACAGCAAAGACATCCTCGGCCATGTGTACGAATATTTCCTGGGCCAGTTCGCCCTCGCAGAAGGCAAGCAGGGGGGCCAGTATTACACCCCCAAGAGCATCGTGACCTTGATTGTCGAAATGCTGCAACCATACTCCGGCCGTGTGTACGACCCGGCCATGGGCTCCGGCGGGTTCTTTGTCTCCAGCGACAAGTTTATCGAGGAACATGCCAGCGAACAGCACTACGACGCCAGCGAGCAGAAGAAGCACATCTCCGTGTACGGCCAGGAGTCCAACCCCACCACCTGGCGCCTGGCCGCTATGAACATGGCTATCCGGGGCATCGACTTCAACTTCGGCAAAAAAAACGCCGACACCTTCCTGGACGACCAGCACCCGGACCTGCGCGCCGACTTCGTGATGGCCAACCCGCCGTTCAACATCAAAGACTGGTGGAGCGAATCCCTGGCCGAGGACGTGCGCTGGAAGTACGGCACCCCGCCCAAAGGTAACGCCAACTTTGGCTGGATGCAGCACATGCTCCACCACCTGGCGCCCACCGGCAGCATGGCCCTGCTGCTGGCCAACGGCTCCATGAGCTCCAACACCAACAACGAAGGCGAAATCCGCAAACGCCTGGTGGAAGAAGACCTGGTGGAATGCATGGTCGCCCTGCCCGGCCAGCTGTTCACCAATACCCAGATCCCCGCCTGCATCTGGTTCCTGACCCGGGACAAAGCCAACGGCATGGTGCGCAACGAGAAAAAGCGCGACCGCCGGGAAGAGTTTCTGTTCATCGACGCCCGTAACCTGGGCTTCATGCGGGATCGGGTACTGCGGGACTTCACCAACGAGGACATTGCCAAGATCGCCGACACCTTTCATGCCTGGCAACGCGGCGAAGGCTACGAGGATGTCGCGGGGTTCTGCAAATCCGTCAGGCTGGACGAGATCAAGAAACATGACTTTGTGCTGACACCGGGGCGCTTTGTGGGTGCTCAGGAACAGGAAGACAATGGCGAGCCGTTTGCCGAGAAGATGGCGCGGTTGACCGGGCAGTTGCGGGAGCAGTTTGCAGAGAGTGATCGGTTGGAAGCTGAGATCAAGCGGAATCTTAGGAGGATAGGATATGAGCTTTGA
- a CDS encoding TOTE conflict system archaeo-eukaryotic primase domain-containing protein, producing MEARICIEDELAAIAQKLSELEREKAALLSRRNELHASAQGSSPTQLTPKQKAELFRNLFRGRQDVYAVRWQGSGGRSGYAVACENEWVPGICQKPRIKCGECPHKKFKPLDFSAVYDHLSGKHVAGLYPLLWDSSCYLLAVDFDKEDWRADVRALAQACRDEGIPYLVEISRSGAGAHLWVFFSESFMLRPLSVKP from the coding sequence TTGGAGGCACGTATCTGTATAGAAGATGAGCTCGCTGCCATTGCACAAAAGTTATCTGAGCTTGAGAGGGAAAAGGCTGCGCTTCTTTCCCGGAGGAACGAGCTTCACGCCTCTGCACAGGGATCCTCACCAACGCAGCTGACACCCAAGCAAAAGGCCGAACTGTTCCGGAATCTCTTTCGCGGCAGACAAGATGTCTATGCGGTCCGCTGGCAGGGATCCGGCGGCCGTTCCGGCTATGCTGTCGCCTGTGAGAATGAGTGGGTTCCGGGCATTTGTCAGAAACCCCGGATTAAATGCGGGGAGTGCCCGCACAAAAAGTTCAAGCCTCTGGATTTCAGCGCGGTGTATGACCACCTGTCCGGCAAGCATGTGGCTGGGTTATATCCGTTGTTGTGGGACAGTTCCTGTTATCTTCTGGCCGTAGATTTTGATAAGGAAGACTGGCGGGCAGACGTTCGTGCGCTGGCTCAGGCTTGTCGTGATGAAGGCATCCCTTATCTTGTAGAAATCTCCCGGTCTGGTGCGGGTGCCCACCTATGGGTCTTCTTTTCGGAATCCTTCATGCTCCGACCGCTTTCGGTAAAACCGTAA
- a CDS encoding DEAD/DEAH box helicase, translating to MGLLFGILHAPTAFGKTVTAIGIVTKRQVNTLILTHSRQLLDQWKERLETFIEGASVGVIGGGRKRPTGHIDVATYQSLINKKDNTVSNLVREYGQIIIDECHHISAPRYEMLLNEVSARYVLGLTATPDRQDGHQKIMFMVAGPIRHKVKAEHGSRFVQRVIVRERHETPPADICQNGERPHIASVYRWLAESNARNKDIVHDVVRCVQNQANCLLLTERREHAETLATLLNAESISSVVLRGGMRVRERRLAEAQLHEAQVIVATGKYIGEGFDLPRLDTLFLALPIAWKGTLSQYAGRIHREVDGKQEVAVYDYLDSGLPMLERMFRKREKGYKAMGYRFVSSGQEQLL from the coding sequence ATGGGTCTTCTTTTCGGAATCCTTCATGCTCCGACCGCTTTCGGTAAAACCGTAACCGCCATTGGCATTGTGACCAAGCGGCAGGTCAACACGCTGATTCTCACTCACAGCCGTCAGTTACTGGATCAATGGAAGGAGCGCCTGGAAACTTTCATTGAGGGCGCATCCGTGGGCGTGATTGGCGGAGGCAGAAAGAGACCGACCGGGCATATCGACGTTGCCACCTATCAGAGCCTGATCAACAAGAAAGACAATACCGTCTCAAACCTTGTCCGGGAATATGGCCAGATTATCATCGATGAATGTCACCATATCTCAGCCCCCCGTTATGAGATGCTACTTAACGAAGTCAGCGCTCGATATGTCCTCGGCCTTACCGCAACGCCGGACCGTCAGGATGGTCACCAAAAAATTATGTTTATGGTTGCTGGCCCCATTCGTCACAAAGTAAAAGCTGAACACGGGTCCAGGTTTGTCCAACGTGTCATCGTTCGGGAGCGTCACGAAACGCCACCTGCGGATATTTGCCAGAATGGTGAGCGGCCCCACATAGCATCAGTTTACCGTTGGCTTGCCGAGAGTAATGCCCGGAATAAGGACATTGTTCATGATGTTGTACGCTGCGTTCAAAACCAGGCCAACTGTCTTCTGCTGACCGAGCGACGGGAGCATGCTGAGACGCTGGCAACACTGCTGAATGCTGAATCCATATCATCGGTTGTGTTGCGTGGTGGGATGCGCGTTAGAGAACGTCGGTTGGCGGAAGCGCAGTTACATGAAGCTCAGGTTATCGTTGCAACTGGTAAATACATCGGAGAAGGCTTTGACTTGCCACGGTTGGATACCCTGTTTTTAGCTCTGCCCATCGCATGGAAGGGAACTCTGTCGCAGTATGCTGGCAGGATCCACCGGGAGGTCGATGGCAAGCAGGAGGTTGCTGTCTATGACTACCTGGACTCTGGCCTGCCAATGCTTGAGCGCATGTTCAGAAAACGTGAGAAAGGCTACAAGGCTATGGGATATCGGTTTGTCTCTTCTGGGCAAGAACAATTGCTGTAG